Proteins from one Panicum virgatum strain AP13 chromosome 7K, P.virgatum_v5, whole genome shotgun sequence genomic window:
- the LOC120639661 gene encoding uncharacterized protein LOC120639661, whose product MPYTNIPQQNDSKSCGVYVIKYMLEWNGIQMRNNFTQDQMDIFRRKICCRLLRSENNKCRKASYKEPLTKELYLAANPKVSGSDGEVCIIGTRTGNINHKTGKKSDNKTNNPNDQAKPSKAQKKWGRPRKDGHNTKAITKNGTNKSEMSTVARDPGANKRISNPSQYRKSPYSKS is encoded by the exons ATGCCATACACTAACATACCCCAACAAAACGATAG CAAGTCTTGTGGTGTCTATGTTATCAAATATATGTTGGAATGGAACGGAATTCAAATGCGTAACAATTTTACACAG GATCAAATGGACATTTTCCGAAGAAAGATATGTTGCAGGCTGTTGCGTTCAGAAAACAACAAATGTCGAAAAGCATCATACAAGGAGCCTCTCACA AAAGAACTTTACTTGGCTGCAAATCCAAAAGTTAGTGGATCAGATGGTGAAGTATGCATAATCGGCACAAGAACTGGTAACATAAACCACAAGACCGGGAAAAAGTCAGATAATAAGACCAACAACCCAAATGATCAAGCAAAACCGTCAAAAGCCCAGAAGAAATGGGGCCGACCAAGGAAAGATGGGCACAATACCAAGGCTATCACAAAAAATGGAACCAACAAAAGTGAGATGTCAACTGTTGCACGTGATCCTGGTGCTAACAAAAGAATCTCCAATCCAAGCCAGTACAGGAAGAGCCCTTACAGCAAATCCTAG